A window of Syntrophales bacterium genomic DNA:
ATTGCCCGGATTGATGGAGGCGTCCGTCTGGATGAACTCGTCGTAGGGACCCGCGCCGATGGCGCGTGCCTTGGCGCTGACAATCCCCGCCGTCACGGTCTGTTCGAGTCCGAAGGGATTTCCGATGGCGAGGACCCAGTCACCGACTCTCAGCCTGTCGGAATCGCCCAGGACGGCCGTCGGCAGATCGCCGTTCGGTTTGATCTTGATGAGGGCGATGTCCGTGTTGGCGTCCCGGCCGACGATCTCCGCCGGATACTCCTTCCCGCCGGCCAGCTTCACCAGGATCTTATCCGCTCCGGCGACCACGTGGTTGTTGGTGAAGATATAGCCGTCCCGGGAGATGATGAATCCGGAGCCCAAGCCGCGCTGGCGGAATTCCCGGTTCGGCTGGTCGCCGAAGAAGCGGCGGTAGAAGTCGTCTCCGAAAAAGGGGCTTCGGGGCATGGTGCCGAATGGGCCGGCGCCGCCGCTTTTCACGGTTTTCGTCGTGCTGATGTTGACCACGGCAGGGCTGAGCCGCTCCGCCAGATCGGCAAAGCCTCCGGACACCGCTCCGGCGGGCGCCGAAGCCGCATCGACCGTTACGGCCGGAATGCCGGGTGCGAAGAGAATCGCTCCGGCCAGGAACAGGCAACACAGGAAACTCTTCTTGATGTGCATACCAAGCCTCCCTGGATTGTTTTTTCTTCCGCGACCGGTCCGGCCGCGACGGCTTCATTCCATATCATATTCCGGTCGGGAACCCAAAAAAAACAGCCTCCGCGGGGGATCCAGCCGATCCGATCCCCCGCGGAGGCCCCGTTCCGGGTAGCAGGTTCCTCTATCCTCCCGCGGTCTGCGGGAAGGCCGCGTTGGTGTAAAGGTACTCGACCTTTTCCTTGTGGCGCAACTCCTCTTTGGCCATCCGAATGAGCATGTCCTTCACGGCTCCGCCGGGGTGAATGGCCGCCAGTTCCTGATAGAGGTTGTGGGCCGCCAGCTCTTTCGCCGCCGCCACGAGGTATACGTCGCGCGTCGTCATTCCCTTGCGAATCTCCGGCCGGTCGGCATGCTCAACCACCTTGTAGTCGGCGATCCGGCTCGCATCGGACATGAGCTCATAGAAACCGCCCTCACGGTAGCGCACGAGGTAGGCCTTGTGCGCCTTTTCCTCTTCCGCCAGGAACTTCAGCGTATCGATCGCCTCCGGGTCTTCCACCAGTTCCTGGAGTTGCATATAGAATTGATAAGCCTCCTCCTCGTTTCGGATGGCTCTCTCCAGAACGGCATCCATCGCCCTGTTTGTCATCGCGCTCCGGTTCCTCCTTCATTCCAGCCCTTGCCTGTTTCCGGTCCCGCGCCCGGCGGGACTAGACTCCTCACGATCCTCCGTAGCCGATGTTTACCTTTCCACCCTCCACAATCACGGGCACCTTGCGGGCTCCTCCCGTCAGGGCGAGCATTTCGCGAAGCGCCTGGGGATCGGATTTCACATCCGCATAGACCGCTCGGTTTCCAAAGGCCTCCCTGGCCCGGTCCGTGTACGGTCACCCCGCCTTGCCGAAAATGCGCACGGGTTGCTCGGGCATGGTCCCGCTCCTTTCTTCATCAGTATTCGGAGAGATGGGAAAGCCCCCGCTCGCCGACGAGGATGATCCGTGTGTGGCTGAGACGGGACGACAGGACTTTGGCGATGGATTTCATCACTTTGTAGCCCATCGTGCAATCTTCCTCCATTGCTTCCCGCAGTTTCGGTGCGTCGATGGCGAGAAAGGACGATTCGTCGATGCACAGGGCTCCCAGGGTAAAGACGTACGGTTCCACCACAGCGGACCAGCCCATGGTCTCCCCTTTGGTGATGATGTCCAGCGTCACCTGGAGTGGCGGCTTGTGGGGGCCCATGTAGCTGTCCAAGACCAGGATGATCTTGCCTTTAGTCACAAGGTAGAGATAGGCCGCCGGATCCCCTTTTTTGTACATCTGCGCTCCTGCCTGATAGGTCTGCTCTTCGGCGATCGCCGCTACCTTTTCCAGCTCCGCATCGGTGAACTCCGAGAAGAAGTCGAACTGTTTCAACTGGCCGGCTGAAACCATCGCATGGTCCTCCTTTCCGTGGATTTGCTTCAATCATAGCAATGTTTTTTTTCGATTGCCATTCCTTTCAGAGCCTCACCCGTTGCCGGCTATTGTCGTGCGGTGGCCGATATGTTAAAAGCGTTCACCGTCCTTGGGGCCGAACCCGGGGCCAGGTGAGCCTGCGCGGAGCAGACCATGACCCCGATGAATCTCTGGATAGCCTGGATCTTTCTTCTGTCTTCCCTTTCCGCTCCCGTCGACTCGATCCCGGACATCCGAAATCTGAAGCAGGATCACACGGCCTATCTCCAGGCTGTCCGCGACGACGCGGACCTCGTTCCTCCTGAGGAGCAGCTGCGGCTGGACCGGCATTACAACGAGCGCTTCTTTTCGCCGTGGCACCGTTCGATTCCACGATACTCGCGGGAGGATGTGGAGGAGGAATTCCGAGAGGGATTCGGTAAGGCCGGGTTTGGAGAAAACAGGAGGCCCCACGACGCGGCCTGGGTGCGTCGGGTGTATTCCAATGCGCAGCTGGAGAGCTATCCGAATTTCGGCCGGCGGGCCATCACCATCGTCCACGTCCACATGCGGACCGTTCCCACCCTGAAGCCCCATTTTCGATCCTGCGGTCCCGTTGCCTGCGATTACCCTTTTGACCGGTTCCAGCAGACCCTGGTGGCCGCCAATACGCCCCTGTGGGTATCCCATGTCAGCGCCGACGGCGCCTGGCTCCTGGCAGAAACGGGATATACCTATGGCTGGATTCCCGCCCGGGAAGTCGCCTGGGTGGACGAGGCGTTCGTGAAGCGATGGGAAGCGGGACGCTATGTGACCATGCTGCATGACGAAACCCCGCTCTATGCCGTTGACGGCCGCTTTCTTTTCAAGGCGCACCTGGGCATGATGTTTCCGGAGGAGGGGCCCATCGGCGGTCCGCACCTCGTCCTGGCCGCCGTTGCGGACGAGAATGGACGGGCCGTGATCCGGCAGGCGGTGCTTCCCGAAGCGGAGGCCGCCGTCAAGCCCCTGCCCCTGACCCGCAGGAACATGGCCCGCATGGCCAACGTTCTGACCGGCCAGCCCTACGGCTGGGGTGGAATGTATGAGAATCGGGACTGCTCCGCCATGGTCCGGGACCTTTTTGCCCCTTTCGGGATCTGGCTTCCCCGGAACTCGAAGGACCAGGCCCGGGAAGGGGGGCGTTGGGTCGACCTGTCCATGCTCAGCCCGCCGGAGAAGGAACGGGTGATCCGGAGGGACGGCGTGCCCTACCTGACGCTGCTTTACCTGAAGGGGCACATTATGCTCTATATGGGCGTACATGACGATACGGTACTCGTGTTTCACAACTTCTGGAGCGTGCGGATGAAGGGAAAAGCGGGATTGAAGCGAAAGCGGATCGTCGGCCAGGCGGCGATCACCACGCTCCGGCCCGGTGTAGACCCTCGGGGAAAGGCGAAGGACGGGTACCTGCGGGGTCTCCTGGGCATGACCATCCTGGCCGGGCCGGAATCGGTCCCTGGAGAGGAGGGGAAGCCATGAGCCGGTCCGGGACTATCAAAAAGACCGCTTCGGGTGCGGAATCGCCGGTTGTGGTCCGATACCGCCTTACCATCGAGTATGACGGCACCGGCTACCGGGGCTGGCAGGTTCAGGAAAACGCCCGTACGGTTCAGGGAACCCTGCTTGCAGCGGCCCGGGAACTCTTCGGCGGGCCGGTGGAAATCCAGGGATCCGGACGAACCGATGCGGGGGTGCATGCCCTCGGACAGGCGGCTCACCTCGTCGCTCCCCGGAAGATGCCCCCGGACAGGGTGCGCCAGGGACTCAATGACCTCCTGCCTTCGGGGATCTGCGTTCTCAGGGTGGAGGAGGCGGACTCCCGGTTTCATGCCCGGAGGGACGCCGTATCCCGAACCTATCTCTACATCGTCTCGCGGGAACGCACGGCCTTCGGAAAGCGCTACGTCTGGTGGATCCGGGATCGCCTCGATGTAAAGGCCATGCAGTCCGCCGCCCGCGTTTTCGAGGGATTCCATGACTTCTCATCCTTTGCGGACCACAGGATGGACGGGAAGACGTCGACCCGGGTCAAGATCGAGAGCGTGGAGCTTCGCGACGAGGGGGACCTGATCCGGATCCGGATCAGGGGTTCCCACTTCCTCTGGAAAATGGTGCGTCGCATGGTGGGAACCCTGGTGGAGGTGGGCCGGGGAACCCTGGCCGAGGCGGATCTGAAAGGGATGCTGGACGAACGATCGGATCTCCCGGCGCGACTGACGGCCCCTCCGTCGGGCCTCTTCCTGGAGGAGGTTCTGTATGCCGGGGAGCGTTCGACAAGGGACGGGGAGTCTTCTCCGCCGCTTCCCGTCACACTGGGAACCCGGCCGCGCAAGGAGCGGGAAATCTCCCGCCGCCGGCAGGGGAAGCGCCGTTAGCGCAGGAGAGAAGAGCAGCGGAGGAAGGGATACCGGCCGTCGCCTTCCCCGGCGGTGATTCCGAACGGAGGCATCCCATGGGATCCATCCTGGCGGATGGAGTCGTTCTCCTTCACGGCGCTTTCATCCTGTTCGCCGTTTTCGGCGGCCTTCTTGCTCTCCATCGATCCTGGTGGCGCTGGATTCATCTGCCCGCCGTCGCATGGGCCGCCCTGGTGGAGTGGGCGGGCTGGCCGTGCCCCCTGACCTTCCTGGAGGATAACCTACGCGGGATGGGCGGGCGACCGCTTTCGCAGGATTTCATCGACCGCGTCATCGGCGGACTGATCTATCCGTCGGGACTGACCCGCCGGCACCAGATCCTGCTCGGGTTTGCCGTGGTGGGGTTCAATCTGGCCGTCTATGGATGGGTGGCCTGGAGGAAAAGAAGACGCTGAGTGGCCGCGAAGCCCGGTTTTTTCAACAGATGGTCTAGACTGGACTGCGGTGCTGAAACAGATATTGTGGCGATCCCCGAATACCCTCAGGTTTCCGGGGATCCGCCCGGTCCGTCCGATCCGTTCGTCAGCCCCCTTCCCATCCCTTGAACCCGGTCAGCGTTGCCGATGCCGGCCCCGGATGGTAGTAGACTTCATAGGTCTCCTTTGCGCCCGAGAGGATCTCGATCCGCTGGCGGATCTCCGTTCGGATCGCCGAGTTCACCCAGTTTTCCCAATCCTCCAGGCTCTGCCAGGTGCTGATGACGAGAAATTCGCCCGGTTCATCGATGCGCTGCAGGGTTTCCCCGGTGATGTATCCGGGCTGTCCTGTGGCCCTCGATCGGAGTTCCTTGATCAGGTTGATGATTTCATCCCGCATCACCGGGGGTAATTTCCGCTTGATGAGAACTTTCAGGGACATGGCTGGCCTCCTTTTCCTTCCCCGGTCCCGGGGCGTCCTTCCGGATTCCGGTCCCGAAGCATAACGGGGGTGTCTTGTCCCTGACGTACCGCCGCCCCGATGCGATCCGCCGGGGGCGTACCGGGACGGGGGCCGTCAGCTCTTTCTGCTGGTTTTGGCGGTGAAGAGGGAGATCATCTGCTTGACCTTCCTGCCCTTGCATTTGGGGCAGGCGACCTTGACGTTTCCATGATCCGAGATGCTCATGCTCAGGGTGAACTTCTTCCCGCAGTCCTGACATTGATAATCGTATGCCGGCATGACTCCACCTCCTTTCCGCTGCCATTTCTTCTGCCCGAAGAGGAAAACCGATGCTTGCCGACCCGATTCCCTCCATGGGAACTGCCTTTGGATTGGCATTGATGATACCCCATCGGACGAGTGGAATCAAGAGGAATTCAGGGTTGTTACAGGATTTCACCACAATATGGGGCGGGTTGCGCGAGCCCGGAACATAACTGCTTCCTGGATGCACCATGCTGCAGATTGCCCGGAAGTCATGGATACATGTCTTGTAAAGTTTGGCATCGTCTCTGCTGTTGTGTCAAATATGGCATATCTATCGCATGTTCCATGCATTTCGTCTTTACCGACCATTTCGGCCGTGCTAAATAAACGTTCCTTAACAAACGGGGTCACCAGCAAAAGATGCCCTTTTTCTGTTGCGAAAAGTCCATTTCTTTTTTCTTTTTCAACACATGCACCGGATGAATGTGGTGGCACATGGAGGGCGTTCCTGTGGCTTCTGCGGCAATGCGGTCGCTTGAATTCCGGTGCGGGAGGGTGTCCCGGCCTTTCCGGGAAGAAGATCTCAGCGAGAAAAATAAAAAAGGAGGTTACATGCATATGAGAAGCCATCATATTTTGCCCCGGGCAGCCTTGAGTCTGATGTTGCTGGCGGTCCTGGCACTGGCGGGCGGCTGTGTCTACACGGGCGGATCGGCCATGGACACCCATAAAAAAGGGATGAGCTCGATCACCGAAGAAGAGTATTTTGTCACGAAAAAGCCCGTGGACAAGGCCTTCATCGGGGCGGCCTGGTCCCGTCAATTCGGTCCCATCGAGGACCCTGCGACGGAGAACATCCGCACCAAGAAGGAGCGTTCCCTGAGTGGCATCCAGCAGGACTTTGCCTACAACCTGGGAATCGGTCTGGGCGGGCAGCTCGTGGCCGGACCGCAGGCCGAGGTCGGGGCCGGGGGCGGCAGCGCCGAGCGGGCCAGGTTGTCGGGTCTCGAAATCATCACGCCGGTGACGCTGGCCGACATTCCCTTCGAGCCGAAACTGTCCTACGTGACGGAGGCCCTCCGACTTGCCAACTTCCGGATCAGCGACGAGAAGAGTAACAAGGCGGGGATCAACGTGGGCGCCGGGACAGTGGTCGGCAGCGGCACCGCCACGGCGGAAGTAGGAACGGCGGCCCGTCGGGGCACGGAAGGAGACGGACTTGTCGTGGCCTACAAGCTCCACATGATCGATCCGAAAAGCTATGCAAAGCAGGACTCCGGCAGCGTACCTCTCGTTCTGGACGGCGTGGTGGATTTCCCCAAGGCCGGCATGATTGTCAAGACACGCTTGCAGCGGATCGATCCGGGAGCGGGCCGCTCCCTCCCCCGGAATATCCTGTGGGCCTGTCCCAGGGCCGACGCCAAGAGCCGTGACATGGTCGCCGCCTGGGTCGTGGAGATGCGGTCCACCGACCCGAGGCGCCGGACCATGAACATCGCCTTCCCGGCCTGGCCGGCCATTGAAGAGTGCCAGAACTACACCGGCGTCCTTCACTCTTTCATCGATCCCCTGACGGACAAGATCAACCGGCAGAAAATCAGCATCATGCTGATCGACGCGGAAGTCACGGACAATCTGCAGCCAAAGAAATGGGAAGCCCGCGTTTCTCTAATCGACGAGGCGTTCAATATCAAGATGGTCAGGCCTGCGGATCTGGAGTCGCCGCGGCAGTCTTCCGGGCAGATCAACTAACCCCGATATCCAAGGAGCGAAACCATGAAACGATACTCTGCGTTACGGTTGATCCCGCTGGTACTGGCTCTGCTGGTCCTCACCGGCTTTGATGCCTGGGCCAGGAAGCCGGAGGTGATCCGGCACGACGCCCAGTACCTGGATCGTCAGGTTTCCCTGAATATCGAGTGGCAGTCCACCGATCCGGTTGTCTCCATTCGCGTCGCCGCCGGCAGGGAGGTCAAGGTGATCAAGGTCGACGCTTACGACAACAAGAGGGTTCCGCAGGGCTATTCCGGAGAGGTGAGCGTGGCCCTGCAGGCGGATCCCCTCATCAACCAGGATTCGATTCCCTACACCATCCAACTGACCGATGACGTGGGTCAGAGAAGCACCCTGGTGACGGGCAAGGTGGCCGTTCCCTCCGCTTTTGCGGCTCCCCGCGTGGACGACTGGGGACGGGACCGCGTGGTCGGTGCGGGAATGCCCGCGGCCCAGCAGCCAGACATGATCGACAAGCTGCGGCAGGTTGCGCAGGTGCTCGACGCACCGCCGTTCCTGCACGACATCGTGGTGACCAATCCCAACACGGGGATCGTCACGTTCTCCACAAAGGCAACGGACAACCTGGGACTCAGGGAAATCAACTTCCGCATTTTCGACTCCACAAACAAGCAGGTAGACAGCCAGCAGATCTCTGCGACGGGGAAACTCTGGCAGGGCACGTCCAAAGACTTCAGCCTGCCTCCCGGCAATTACAAGGTGATCGGCCAGGCCATTGACTCCGGCGGCAGCACCTCACCGGAGAAGAGTGCCTGGTTCACTATCGGTACACCCCAGGCCGCAGGACCCCAGCCGCCGCAGCCTCCCGTTGAAGTGCCCACGGTGCTGACGGTGACGATCCTGCCCGCCGACGTCCTGGCGAAGGGCGCCCAGTGGCAGATCCCGGGCGGCGCCTGGCTGAACAGCGCCGACAGCGTCAAGGCAGGCCTCAAAGCGGGCTGGTACGATGTGACGTTCAAGGACGTGGCCGGCTGGAAGAAGCCCGACACGCTCAAGGTGAGCGTCGAGGCGGGAAAGACTGCAACGGCCACGGGCACATATACACTCGATACGAGCTTTTCGAAGACCTGGACCACCAGCACCGACTTCGAGACGGGAACGCTGGTGGGGGTCGAGGACAAGACCGTCCCCGACCAGCTCCAGCTGAGCAAGAGCATCTCCACGCTTCCCTTCATCTGGGTGCCCAACTCCAACGAGGGGACCATTTCCAAAGTGGACTCCAAGACGGGCACGGAGCTGGGCCGCTACCGCACAGGCCCCACCACGGGAGGCAGCCCCTCCCGCACCACCGTGGATCTGAAAGGAAACTGCTGGGTGGGGAACCGCAACACGGGAACGGTCGTCAAGGTCGGCCTCAACGAAAACGGCCAGTGCGTGGACCGCAACAAGAACGGGACGATCGAGACCTCCACGGGGGCAACGCCCCTGGCCTGGGGAGCGGATGAATGCGTGCT
This region includes:
- a CDS encoding antibiotic biosynthesis monooxygenase, with amino-acid sequence MSLKVLIKRKLPPVMRDEIINLIKELRSRATGQPGYITGETLQRIDEPGEFLVISTWQSLEDWENWVNSAIRTEIRQRIEILSGAKETYEVYYHPGPASATLTGFKGWEGG
- a CDS encoding NlpC/P60 family N-terminal domain-containing protein → MTPMNLWIAWIFLLSSLSAPVDSIPDIRNLKQDHTAYLQAVRDDADLVPPEEQLRLDRHYNERFFSPWHRSIPRYSREDVEEEFREGFGKAGFGENRRPHDAAWVRRVYSNAQLESYPNFGRRAITIVHVHMRTVPTLKPHFRSCGPVACDYPFDRFQQTLVAANTPLWVSHVSADGAWLLAETGYTYGWIPAREVAWVDEAFVKRWEAGRYVTMLHDETPLYAVDGRFLFKAHLGMMFPEEGPIGGPHLVLAAVADENGRAVIRQAVLPEAEAAVKPLPLTRRNMARMANVLTGQPYGWGGMYENRDCSAMVRDLFAPFGIWLPRNSKDQAREGGRWVDLSMLSPPEKERVIRRDGVPYLTLLYLKGHIMLYMGVHDDTVLVFHNFWSVRMKGKAGLKRKRIVGQAAITTLRPGVDPRGKAKDGYLRGLLGMTILAGPESVPGEEGKP
- a CDS encoding zinc ribbon domain-containing protein, which produces MPAYDYQCQDCGKKFTLSMSISDHGNVKVACPKCKGRKVKQMISLFTAKTSRKS
- a CDS encoding UXX-star (seleno)protein family 1 — its product is MPEQPVRIFGKAGUPYTDRAREAFGNRAVYADVKSDPQALREMLALTGGARKVPVIVEGGKVNIGYGGS
- a CDS encoding ferritin family protein, translated to MTNRAMDAVLERAIRNEEEAYQFYMQLQELVEDPEAIDTLKFLAEEEKAHKAYLVRYREGGFYELMSDASRIADYKVVEHADRPEIRKGMTTRDVYLVAAAKELAAHNLYQELAAIHPGGAVKDMLIRMAKEELRHKEKVEYLYTNAAFPQTAGG
- a CDS encoding DUF2784 domain-containing protein; translation: MGSILADGVVLLHGAFILFAVFGGLLALHRSWWRWIHLPAVAWAALVEWAGWPCPLTFLEDNLRGMGGRPLSQDFIDRVIGGLIYPSGLTRRHQILLGFAVVGFNLAVYGWVAWRKRRR
- the truA gene encoding tRNA pseudouridine(38-40) synthase TruA, translated to MSRSGTIKKTASGAESPVVVRYRLTIEYDGTGYRGWQVQENARTVQGTLLAAARELFGGPVEIQGSGRTDAGVHALGQAAHLVAPRKMPPDRVRQGLNDLLPSGICVLRVEEADSRFHARRDAVSRTYLYIVSRERTAFGKRYVWWIRDRLDVKAMQSAARVFEGFHDFSSFADHRMDGKTSTRVKIESVELRDEGDLIRIRIRGSHFLWKMVRRMVGTLVEVGRGTLAEADLKGMLDERSDLPARLTAPPSGLFLEEVLYAGERSTRDGESSPPLPVTLGTRPRKEREISRRRQGKRR
- a CDS encoding cyclic nucleotide-binding domain-containing protein, with protein sequence MVSAGQLKQFDFFSEFTDAELEKVAAIAEEQTYQAGAQMYKKGDPAAYLYLVTKGKIILVLDSYMGPHKPPLQVTLDIITKGETMGWSAVVEPYVFTLGALCIDESSFLAIDAPKLREAMEEDCTMGYKVMKSIAKVLSSRLSHTRIILVGERGLSHLSEY